From the genome of Haladaptatus paucihalophilus DX253, one region includes:
- a CDS encoding type II toxin-antitoxin system VapC family toxin, with product MSRPLPLFVDTGGLYAAFDEDDVNHDTANAVFDGMEEGEYGPVFTSRYVLSEFATLMLYQIGHTAAIEALSTVRQSKTFNILPVGKQTFNAACDEFERFDDQQISFVDQTSAVLAREHEIEHLFAFDSDFRTMGFERVPVDREA from the coding sequence ATGAGTCGTCCACTGCCGCTGTTTGTTGATACTGGTGGGTTGTACGCTGCCTTTGATGAGGACGATGTGAATCACGACACAGCAAATGCGGTCTTCGATGGAATGGAGGAAGGTGAGTATGGACCGGTGTTTACGAGTCGGTATGTGCTTTCTGAGTTTGCGACGTTGATGTTGTACCAGATTGGACATACAGCGGCTATTGAGGCGCTTTCGACAGTTCGGCAGTCGAAGACGTTCAATATCCTACCGGTGGGTAAACAGACGTTTAATGCGGCGTGTGATGAGTTCGAGCGTTTTGACGACCAGCAGATTTCGTTTGTCGATCAAACGAGTGCAGTGCTTGCCCGAGAGCACGAGATAGAGCATCTGTTCGCCTTCGACAGTGATTTTCGGACGATGGGGTTCGAGCGGGTGCCGGTTGATAGAGAGGCGTAA
- a CDS encoding HTH domain-containing protein: protein MSKDRSDSGRYVETVTLADVLAIFEEVEGPIVTSGDVADALECSRETARRKLGQLEDQGRVKSRQTAGRVVWWLVDEDSVHEVDPSDPIFSRTTYSSGESTDASEHVDDILYGNSSK, encoded by the coding sequence ATGTCCAAAGACCGCAGTGATTCAGGGCGGTACGTCGAGACGGTGACGCTCGCCGACGTACTCGCCATTTTCGAGGAAGTAGAGGGACCAATAGTGACCTCTGGTGATGTCGCAGATGCGCTTGAGTGTTCACGAGAAACGGCCCGGCGGAAGCTTGGACAGCTCGAGGATCAAGGCCGAGTGAAGAGTCGCCAAACTGCCGGTCGAGTCGTCTGGTGGCTTGTCGATGAGGATTCAGTGCACGAGGTAGATCCGAGTGACCCGATCTTTTCCCGGACGACCTACAGCTCTGGGGAATCGACTGATGCGTCCGAGCACGTGGATGATATCCTCTATGGGAATAGTTCAAAATGA
- a CDS encoding SWIM zinc finger family protein — translation MSTKTPSELEADETAQKRVQWEQFSFDVDAPGLLTVTNESHENPADHQYTVSIDDVTDELMACTCPHHAHRNAFCKHMAAVETAIDDGTLDAFPSEDDDETEPDDCDCDHLGGFPCWPCVRTGRKELPN, via the coding sequence ATGAGTACGAAAACGCCTAGTGAACTTGAAGCTGACGAGACTGCACAGAAACGCGTACAGTGGGAACAATTTTCCTTCGACGTCGATGCCCCCGGACTCCTCACTGTCACCAACGAGAGCCACGAGAACCCCGCAGATCACCAGTACACTGTCTCCATCGACGACGTGACCGACGAACTGATGGCCTGCACGTGCCCGCATCACGCCCACCGCAACGCCTTTTGCAAACACATGGCCGCCGTCGAAACCGCAATTGACGACGGAACACTCGATGCGTTCCCCTCCGAGGACGACGACGAGACCGAACCAGACGACTGTGACTGTGACCACCTCGGTGGCTTCCCGTGCTGGCCGTGCGTGCGAACGGGACGAAAAGAACTACCGAACTAA
- a CDS encoding universal stress protein, whose protein sequence is MYERILIPTDGSDTAERAVDEALAIAEKFDAAVETLYVVDTDAVDVTLGTEQVDRIRAGRFGEMDDLEARARDATRYVAERGRERGIDVAEHFRGGQPHRVIANVASDHDVDLIVMGSHGRSGIERMLLGSVTERVLRSTHRSVLVVDEREAE, encoded by the coding sequence ATGTACGAACGCATCCTCATTCCCACGGACGGCAGCGACACGGCAGAACGAGCGGTCGACGAAGCACTCGCCATCGCGGAGAAATTCGACGCCGCGGTCGAGACGCTGTACGTCGTGGATACAGATGCTGTGGACGTGACCCTCGGAACCGAGCAAGTCGACCGCATTCGTGCCGGTCGATTCGGCGAGATGGACGACCTCGAAGCACGCGCCCGCGACGCGACCCGATACGTCGCCGAGCGAGGCCGCGAACGCGGTATCGACGTTGCAGAACACTTCCGTGGCGGCCAACCCCACCGAGTTATTGCGAACGTCGCGAGCGACCACGATGTCGACCTCATCGTGATGGGAAGTCACGGCCGTAGCGGCATCGAGCGAATGCTACTCGGAAGCGTCACCGAGCGCGTGCTCCGGTCTACCCATCGGTCGGTATTGGTCGTGGACGAACGGGAGGCCGAGTAA
- a CDS encoding VC_2705 family sodium/solute symporter, translated as MMLTPLNLLPDALNASFKIIPAIMVTGMLLLFLGIGYAFRVTDTDDLWVAGRSIENVENGMAIGANWMSAASYLGMAALIALSGYYGLAFVIGWSTGYFVLLIFMAAQMRRFGKYTAPDFVGDRFNSDTARAIGALTTILIGFVYSVGQARGMGLVGIYVFGGDYTTMVVLMMGITVGYLALSGMLGATKNMAVQYVILIVAFLAGLYVVGYTQGYSTFLPQIEYGAMLNSLNSEFTEPFSSGSYYLWIATAFSLIVGTCGLPHVLVRFYTVESERTARWSTVWGLFFICLLYLSAPAFAAFGTDLYAKSVGPVYGASGMSGAEGDVIVVLASQLANLPTWFVGLVAAGGIAAAIATTAGLFIAASSAAAHDIYTNIINPDATQRQQLIIGRLTIIALGAIVTVTALNPPALVGELVALAFSLAGLVLFPMFFLGLWWENANRQGALAGMTTGLLIWTAAVFNELIFATDAGPVVPLYADVFPAVGAALAGTPIVFAVTIAVSLVTDEPPERIKRIVRQCHSPEPMGQQQSAEDVVLASNGPVSGDD; from the coding sequence ATGATGCTGACGCCGCTCAACCTGCTCCCGGACGCACTGAACGCCTCGTTCAAAATCATCCCCGCCATCATGGTCACGGGGATGTTGCTGTTGTTCCTCGGAATCGGATACGCCTTCCGCGTGACCGACACCGACGACCTCTGGGTCGCCGGTCGCTCCATCGAGAACGTCGAGAACGGCATGGCTATCGGCGCCAACTGGATGTCCGCAGCGTCATACCTCGGGATGGCCGCACTCATCGCGCTGTCGGGCTACTACGGACTCGCGTTCGTCATCGGCTGGTCGACGGGCTACTTCGTGTTGCTCATCTTCATGGCCGCCCAGATGCGCCGGTTCGGCAAGTACACCGCGCCGGACTTCGTCGGCGACCGATTCAACTCCGACACCGCGCGCGCCATCGGCGCGCTGACGACGATTCTCATCGGCTTCGTCTACTCGGTCGGCCAAGCCCGCGGCATGGGACTCGTCGGCATCTACGTCTTCGGTGGCGACTACACCACGATGGTCGTCTTGATGATGGGTATCACCGTCGGCTACCTCGCGCTGTCGGGGATGCTCGGCGCGACGAAGAACATGGCCGTCCAGTACGTCATCCTCATCGTCGCGTTCCTCGCGGGCCTCTACGTCGTTGGCTACACGCAGGGCTACTCGACGTTCCTGCCGCAAATCGAGTACGGCGCGATGCTGAATTCGCTCAACTCAGAGTTCACGGAACCGTTCAGCAGCGGTAGTTACTACCTCTGGATTGCGACCGCGTTCTCGCTCATCGTCGGCACCTGTGGACTACCCCACGTGCTGGTCCGCTTCTACACCGTCGAGAGCGAGCGAACGGCCCGCTGGTCCACCGTCTGGGGGCTGTTCTTCATCTGCCTGCTCTATCTGAGCGCCCCCGCGTTCGCGGCGTTCGGCACCGACCTCTACGCCAAGTCGGTCGGCCCCGTCTACGGCGCCAGCGGCATGAGCGGCGCGGAAGGCGACGTCATCGTCGTCCTCGCGTCGCAACTCGCGAACCTCCCGACGTGGTTCGTCGGTCTCGTCGCCGCAGGCGGTATCGCCGCCGCCATCGCGACGACCGCAGGCCTGTTCATCGCCGCCTCGTCGGCGGCCGCCCACGACATCTACACGAACATCATCAACCCCGACGCGACACAGCGCCAACAACTCATCATTGGCCGCCTCACCATTATCGCTCTCGGTGCTATCGTGACCGTCACGGCGCTCAACCCACCGGCACTAGTCGGTGAACTGGTCGCACTCGCGTTCTCGCTCGCCGGACTCGTATTATTCCCGATGTTCTTCCTCGGCCTCTGGTGGGAGAACGCCAATCGACAGGGCGCGCTCGCCGGAATGACGACCGGACTCCTCATCTGGACTGCCGCGGTGTTCAACGAACTCATCTTCGCCACCGACGCGGGCCCAGTCGTGCCCCTCTACGCCGACGTCTTCCCGGCGGTCGGTGCTGCGCTCGCTGGAACGCCCATTGTGTTCGCCGTCACCATCGCGGTCTCACTGGTGACCGACGAGCCACCAGAACGCATCAAACGCATCGTTCGGCAGTGTCACAGCCCCGAACCGATGGGGCAACAACAGAGTGCCGAAGACGTGGTTTTGGCCTCCAACGGTCCGGTTTCGGGGGACGACTGA
- a CDS encoding DUF4212 domain-containing protein, translating into MTDETSRRDEQRAEIETDGGVATDRGTTDYLDARVNIFKPSTPFMRDHLKIVWTMFAAWVLVVFAPVTATYLAPDLMTSITVFGFPLHYFLTATGSPLGALILSFVYARKRDQLDEKYGIEHSTTQTVSDAEAVASDGGTEQ; encoded by the coding sequence ATGACAGACGAAACCTCACGACGTGACGAGCAACGTGCCGAAATAGAGACAGACGGCGGTGTCGCTACCGACCGAGGAACCACCGACTACCTCGACGCCCGCGTCAACATCTTCAAGCCATCGACCCCGTTCATGCGGGACCACCTGAAGATCGTGTGGACGATGTTCGCAGCGTGGGTGCTCGTTGTCTTCGCCCCTGTGACGGCAACGTATCTCGCGCCAGACCTCATGACGAGCATCACCGTGTTCGGCTTTCCGTTACACTACTTCCTGACCGCGACGGGGTCCCCGCTCGGTGCACTCATCCTCTCGTTCGTCTACGCGCGCAAGCGTGACCAACTGGACGAGAAGTATGGTATCGAACACTCGACGACCCAAACTGTGAGCGACGCCGAGGCAGTCGCCTCCGACGGAGGGACCGAACAATGA
- the acs gene encoding acetate--CoA ligase: protein MSDEDGVQLEARLEEQEAFDPPEEFVEQANVSEKSIYEEFEENWPECWEQAADLLDWEESYDEVLDASNPPFYEWFTDGKLNASANCLDRHLDERGDEAAIEWVGEPLEEGNRTYTYEDLHREVNEFAAALREMGVGEDDVVTMYMPMIPELPIAMLACARIGAPHSVVFAGFSADALATRMNAADSEYLVTCDGYYRRGDPLDHLNKANDGLAGVEHFVSDAVVVERLRDGDGFGHDLADDQRTYADLVAEQAGETVEPVERDAEDMLFLMYTSGTTGQPKGVKHTTGGYLSWAAWTSQAVLDIEPEDTYFCSADIGWITGHSYIVYGPLALGTTTMMYEGTPDYPERDRLWEIVEEYEANQLYTAPTAIRAFMKWGSEYPDRHDLSSLRLLGTVGEPINPRAWKWYYKHIGDKSCPIVDTWWQTETGGMMVTTLPGIGTMKPGSAGPPLPGVDAQIVDTDGTQVDAGRAGYLTVQKPWPGMLRTLYKNDERYIDEYWREYSDTDSDDMEDWVYFPEDGAKIDDDGYITVLGRVDDVINVSGHRLGTMEIESAIVGVEGVAEAAVVGGDHEVKGEAVYAYVITEEGYEGGDGLRLRVVGGIEDAIGPIARPESVVFTPELPKTRSGKIMRRLLEDIANNDELGDTSTLRNPDVVEDIAASVSDD from the coding sequence ATGAGCGACGAAGACGGCGTACAGTTGGAAGCGAGACTTGAAGAACAAGAAGCGTTCGACCCGCCAGAGGAGTTCGTCGAACAGGCGAACGTCTCCGAGAAGTCGATCTACGAGGAGTTCGAAGAGAACTGGCCAGAGTGCTGGGAGCAAGCGGCGGACCTGCTCGACTGGGAGGAGAGCTACGACGAGGTCTTAGATGCGTCGAATCCGCCATTTTATGAGTGGTTCACCGACGGAAAGCTGAACGCCTCGGCGAACTGCTTGGACCGCCACCTCGATGAGCGCGGCGACGAGGCCGCCATCGAGTGGGTCGGCGAACCACTCGAGGAAGGAAACCGCACGTACACCTACGAGGACCTGCATCGGGAGGTCAACGAGTTCGCGGCTGCGCTCCGGGAGATGGGCGTCGGCGAGGACGACGTCGTGACGATGTACATGCCGATGATTCCGGAACTTCCGATAGCGATGCTCGCCTGCGCCAGAATCGGCGCACCCCATAGCGTGGTGTTCGCCGGGTTCTCGGCAGACGCACTGGCGACGCGGATGAACGCAGCTGACTCGGAGTACCTCGTGACCTGCGACGGCTACTACCGTCGCGGCGACCCGCTCGACCACCTCAATAAAGCCAATGACGGCCTCGCGGGCGTCGAGCACTTCGTATCCGATGCTGTGGTCGTAGAGCGCCTCCGCGACGGCGACGGCTTCGGCCACGACCTCGCAGACGATCAACGCACGTACGCCGACCTCGTCGCCGAACAAGCGGGCGAGACGGTCGAACCAGTTGAGCGGGACGCCGAGGACATGCTGTTTCTGATGTATACGTCGGGCACCACCGGGCAGCCGAAGGGTGTCAAGCACACGACCGGTGGGTATCTGTCGTGGGCGGCGTGGACCAGTCAAGCAGTGCTGGATATCGAACCAGAAGACACGTACTTCTGTTCGGCAGACATCGGCTGGATTACGGGTCACTCCTACATCGTCTACGGGCCGCTCGCACTCGGCACCACGACGATGATGTACGAGGGCACGCCAGATTATCCCGAGCGCGACCGCCTCTGGGAAATCGTCGAGGAGTACGAGGCGAACCAGTTGTATACCGCTCCCACAGCGATTCGAGCGTTCATGAAGTGGGGGAGTGAGTATCCCGACCGACACGACCTTTCCTCGCTCCGACTGCTGGGGACGGTCGGTGAGCCGATCAACCCGCGGGCATGGAAGTGGTACTACAAACATATCGGCGACAAATCGTGTCCGATTGTAGATACTTGGTGGCAGACTGAGACGGGGGGCATGATGGTCACGACGCTTCCCGGCATCGGCACGATGAAACCCGGAAGCGCCGGGCCGCCGCTCCCCGGTGTAGATGCACAAATCGTAGACACCGACGGTACGCAGGTCGACGCAGGGCGTGCGGGCTACCTCACGGTGCAAAAGCCGTGGCCGGGGATGCTGCGAACCTTATACAAGAACGACGAGCGTTACATCGACGAATACTGGCGCGAGTACTCCGACACCGATAGCGACGACATGGAAGACTGGGTGTACTTCCCAGAGGACGGCGCGAAGATAGACGACGACGGCTACATCACGGTATTGGGTCGCGTGGACGACGTTATCAACGTCTCCGGGCACCGCCTCGGGACAATGGAAATCGAGTCGGCGATCGTCGGCGTCGAGGGCGTCGCGGAGGCCGCCGTCGTCGGCGGCGACCACGAGGTGAAAGGCGAAGCCGTCTACGCCTACGTCATCACCGAAGAGGGATACGAAGGAGGCGACGGACTCCGGTTGCGCGTCGTTGGCGGCATCGAAGACGCCATCGGGCCGATCGCACGCCCCGAATCGGTTGTGTTCACGCCCGAACTCCCCAAAACTCGTTCTGGGAAGATTATGCGCCGCCTCTTGGAGGACATCGCCAACAACGATGAACTGGGCGACACCTCGACCCTGCGGAATCCCGACGTCGTCGAGGACATCGCGGCGTCAGTATCGGATGACTAA
- a CDS encoding bacterio-opsin activator domain-containing protein, translating to MTRDGGDEFLTTTEYERLRRATETYREDLIVALAGRVGLRPSELTRIRPADLCDHDHDGDRFFFLTVPEGDDETREAYVPRAIAHDLQKYRAANDIDTGDPFIAVSPRRVQMIVSDVADRVDGPCDVTCRDLRKHFAWRHLVEEHVDPRVVQSVGGWKRLDSLTQYYPTPTTATIIDAFTTQPPTRSGHRRGRPGRPDSRIPAPESRRTDRLACMEALGRALTEASTDEDVRAAACDQLADLYRGVWLCDERGATRASVTPPRTTDDHAENGNSKRDTDGATDNDDESDVPGAILDATDALDGAESGAVTVVDASSVAADIGGVLSGCSFAVAPLESSETVHGVVCVAGDSFRSADRTLLADAGRRIGLTLTSIERKRLLLTDTGVALSLRSTDSSVFLVAASAELDCQFSLDGVVPIEEHSLLYFVTASGAAVSEVLDRVTDAEAVEDARLIRDYGEDALFEFTVSGESLATILIERGGNVRELSAQSGMLDVSGVFSRHADVRSVVEAVEDVFPETDLCSKREVEVPTQGGVRVQQSVQDRLTERQRTVLRAAYLAGYFEWPRGSTAEELASSMGVSSPTLHNHLRKAQQKLLDSVFEETDPALDETE from the coding sequence ATGACGCGCGATGGAGGCGACGAGTTTCTGACGACAACCGAGTACGAACGTCTCCGTCGCGCCACCGAAACCTACCGCGAGGACCTCATCGTGGCGCTCGCCGGACGCGTCGGTCTCCGGCCCTCCGAACTGACGCGGATTCGGCCGGCCGACCTCTGCGACCACGACCACGACGGCGACCGATTTTTCTTCCTCACCGTGCCCGAAGGCGACGACGAGACTCGCGAGGCATACGTGCCGCGAGCAATCGCCCACGACCTCCAAAAGTACCGCGCTGCGAACGATATCGACACAGGAGACCCGTTCATCGCCGTCTCACCGCGTCGCGTCCAGATGATCGTCAGCGACGTCGCCGATCGAGTCGATGGTCCCTGCGACGTGACTTGCCGCGACTTACGCAAGCATTTCGCGTGGCGTCACCTCGTTGAGGAGCACGTAGATCCACGCGTCGTACAGTCCGTCGGCGGTTGGAAGCGTCTCGACAGCCTCACACAGTACTATCCCACGCCGACGACGGCGACGATTATCGACGCCTTCACCACTCAACCACCGACTCGGAGCGGTCACAGGCGCGGCCGTCCCGGTCGTCCTGACTCCCGGATTCCGGCACCGGAATCGCGACGCACTGACCGCCTCGCGTGCATGGAAGCACTCGGCCGAGCACTCACAGAAGCGTCTACCGATGAGGACGTACGCGCCGCCGCCTGTGACCAGCTCGCGGACCTGTACCGTGGCGTCTGGCTCTGTGACGAACGAGGCGCTACACGGGCGAGTGTCACGCCGCCGCGAACTACCGACGACCACGCCGAAAACGGCAACAGCAAACGTGACACCGACGGTGCTACCGACAACGATGACGAGAGCGACGTTCCGGGTGCGATTCTCGACGCGACGGACGCACTCGACGGAGCGGAATCAGGTGCCGTTACGGTCGTGGATGCATCGTCGGTCGCTGCGGATATCGGTGGCGTGCTCTCTGGGTGTTCTTTCGCCGTTGCGCCGCTGGAATCGAGTGAGACCGTTCACGGTGTTGTTTGTGTGGCCGGTGACTCGTTTCGGTCGGCAGACCGGACGCTCCTCGCGGACGCCGGTCGGCGCATCGGACTGACATTGACCTCCATCGAGCGCAAGCGATTGCTCTTGACAGATACGGGTGTCGCGCTCTCGTTGCGGAGTACGGACAGTAGCGTCTTTCTCGTCGCCGCGTCTGCCGAACTCGATTGTCAATTCTCGCTCGACGGTGTGGTCCCCATCGAAGAGCACTCGCTGCTGTATTTCGTGACTGCCAGTGGGGCTGCCGTCAGCGAGGTGCTCGATCGTGTGACCGATGCGGAAGCCGTCGAAGATGCACGGCTCATCCGCGACTACGGTGAGGATGCGCTCTTCGAGTTCACCGTCTCTGGCGAATCGCTCGCGACGATTTTGATTGAGCGCGGTGGGAACGTCCGTGAACTTTCAGCGCAGTCCGGCATGCTCGACGTGTCGGGGGTCTTCTCACGACATGCCGACGTTCGGAGCGTGGTCGAAGCAGTTGAGGATGTGTTTCCGGAGACGGACTTGTGTTCGAAGCGCGAGGTCGAGGTACCGACGCAGGGTGGTGTCCGTGTCCAGCAGTCGGTGCAGGACCGCTTGACGGAGCGCCAACGAACAGTGTTGAGGGCTGCGTATCTCGCGGGATACTTCGAGTGGCCGCGCGGGAGTACGGCAGAAGAACTCGCGAGTTCGATGGGTGTCTCCTCGCCAACGCTGCATAACCACCTCCGGAAGGCACAACAGAAACTCCTCGACAGCGTCTTCGAGGAGACCGATCCCGCGTTGGATGAGACTGAGTGA
- the acs gene encoding acetate--CoA ligase: MANGRRKDEWEEPPTGFVAEANITERDADAFPEAGWPACWEAAADLLEWDRPYDDVLDDDGTTCWFPGGRLNAASNCVDRHVAADRGDETAIIWEGKLEETRTYTYRELYAEVNAFAAALRDLGVGEDDVVTIYLPMVPELPIAMLACARIGAPHSVVFAGFSADALATRMSGADSEYLVTCDGYYRRGTALDLKHMADNACLSVEQSIERVIVNRLHDDIPAGDHHAFDDLVADHAGTEIAPVERDVDDLLFLIYTSGTTGEPTLVRHTTGGYLAHVAWTSHAVFDLMPDDVLWCSADVGWITGHSYTVYGPLSIGATTVLYEGTPDHPEKDRLWEVIDRNDVNVFYTAPTSIRAFMKWGSEYPDRHDLSSLRLLGSVGEPIDETTWQWYREHVGGGECPVVDTWWQTETGGVVLSTLPGVDSMQPGAVGRSLPGVEAAVVDGLGKPVDSGLPGELVLTRPWPGMAKSLCEQTDWGGRRTRTADGDWQYETGDKAVRDGDGYLHLRGRADDVFNVSGHRLSSTEIESAIVGVEGVAEAAVVGRSDTVKGMAVHAFVSPESNVAGDDALRDQIERAVESAIGAIAVPHTVTFAPSLPKTRSGKVVRRYLEAIANGEDLGDTSALRNPEIVGELESLLEQ; this comes from the coding sequence ATGGCGAACGGGAGGCGCAAAGACGAATGGGAGGAGCCGCCAACAGGGTTCGTCGCCGAGGCGAACATCACCGAGCGCGACGCAGACGCGTTCCCCGAGGCTGGCTGGCCAGCGTGCTGGGAGGCCGCCGCCGACCTGTTAGAGTGGGACCGTCCATACGACGACGTGTTGGATGACGACGGGACGACGTGCTGGTTTCCCGGTGGGCGACTCAACGCGGCGTCCAACTGCGTGGACCGCCACGTAGCGGCCGATCGCGGTGACGAGACCGCGATTATCTGGGAAGGCAAACTCGAAGAGACTCGCACCTACACCTACCGGGAACTCTACGCAGAAGTGAACGCGTTCGCGGCCGCCCTGCGTGACCTGGGTGTCGGCGAAGACGACGTCGTCACTATCTATCTACCCATGGTGCCGGAACTCCCGATAGCGATGCTGGCATGTGCGCGCATCGGTGCACCGCACAGTGTTGTGTTCGCGGGGTTCTCCGCGGACGCACTCGCTACACGCATGAGCGGTGCGGACTCGGAATATCTCGTCACCTGCGACGGCTACTATCGCCGTGGCACCGCACTGGACTTGAAGCACATGGCCGACAACGCCTGTCTCTCCGTCGAACAGTCGATCGAGCGAGTCATCGTCAACCGTCTTCACGACGATATCCCGGCTGGCGACCACCACGCCTTCGACGATCTCGTGGCCGACCATGCGGGGACCGAAATCGCCCCTGTCGAGCGCGACGTAGACGACCTCCTCTTTCTTATCTATACGTCCGGCACGACCGGCGAGCCGACGCTGGTGCGGCATACGACCGGCGGGTATCTCGCGCACGTGGCGTGGACGAGTCACGCCGTGTTCGACCTCATGCCGGATGACGTTCTCTGGTGTTCCGCTGACGTGGGGTGGATTACGGGCCACTCCTACACGGTCTACGGCCCGCTCTCGATTGGCGCGACGACCGTCCTGTACGAGGGGACGCCGGACCATCCGGAGAAAGACCGCCTTTGGGAGGTCATCGACCGCAACGATGTCAATGTCTTCTACACGGCACCGACCTCGATACGGGCGTTCATGAAGTGGGGCAGCGAGTACCCCGATAGACACGACCTCTCGTCGCTCCGTCTGCTCGGCAGTGTCGGCGAACCAATCGACGAGACGACGTGGCAGTGGTATCGTGAACACGTTGGCGGTGGCGAGTGTCCGGTTGTGGACACGTGGTGGCAGACCGAGACCGGCGGGGTTGTCCTCTCGACGCTCCCCGGTGTCGATTCGATGCAGCCTGGTGCGGTCGGTCGGAGTCTCCCCGGTGTCGAGGCCGCAGTCGTGGACGGACTCGGTAAGCCGGTCGATTCGGGGTTGCCCGGAGAGCTCGTCCTGACGCGGCCGTGGCCGGGCATGGCGAAATCGCTCTGCGAGCAGACCGACTGGGGCGGTCGCCGAACGCGAACCGCGGATGGCGACTGGCAATACGAGACTGGCGACAAAGCGGTTCGTGACGGGGATGGCTACCTCCATCTGCGCGGGCGGGCCGACGACGTGTTCAACGTCTCCGGTCACCGATTGAGCAGTACGGAAATCGAGTCGGCGATCGTCGGCGTCGAAGGTGTGGCCGAGGCGGCCGTCGTCGGTCGGTCGGACACCGTGAAAGGGATGGCGGTCCACGCATTCGTCAGTCCGGAGTCGAACGTCGCAGGCGACGACGCACTCAGAGACCAAATCGAGAGAGCGGTCGAGTCGGCGATTGGCGCTATCGCGGTCCCGCATACGGTCACGTTCGCGCCGTCGCTTCCGAAGACGCGGTCGGGGAAGGTTGTGCGGCGGTATCTCGAAGCAATCGCGAACGGCGAGGACCTCGGCGATACGAGTGCGCTCCGCAATCCGGAAATCGTCGGCGAACTCGAATCGCTCCTCGAGCAGTAG
- a CDS encoding ribonuclease HI family protein, with product MTDDCLPAEYLSPLAELVDEVLAGVGYEVAAATDAINDAVPGYGGLFDPATTPAELRRALESLLDSGLTRPPVPEPTSDTLVLYVDGSSRGNPGPAGAGAVIMDAAEDQLARLGRPVGSQTGNNTAEYVALQLGLSELLVRYEPRRLEVRIDSMTVIRDVWGGDDPTEPGVETYSEAITVALSNIPEHQYTHLADSDPNPADALATVGADIAAFGPG from the coding sequence GTGACCGACGACTGCCTCCCGGCCGAATACCTCTCGCCACTCGCCGAGCTCGTCGACGAGGTACTTGCGGGCGTCGGCTACGAGGTGGCGGCTGCCACCGACGCTATCAACGACGCTGTCCCCGGCTACGGCGGTCTCTTCGACCCCGCGACCACCCCGGCCGAGTTGCGTCGCGCGCTCGAAAGCCTGCTGGACTCAGGTCTCACCCGGCCACCCGTCCCCGAGCCGACGAGCGACACACTCGTCCTCTACGTCGACGGTAGTTCACGCGGCAACCCCGGCCCTGCCGGTGCGGGTGCTGTCATCATGGACGCTGCGGAGGATCAACTCGCCCGTCTCGGCCGACCCGTCGGCTCCCAGACGGGGAACAACACCGCCGAGTACGTCGCCCTCCAGCTCGGGCTCTCCGAACTGTTGGTTCGCTACGAGCCACGCAGGCTGGAAGTGCGCATCGATTCTATGACGGTCATCCGAGACGTCTGGGGCGGCGATGACCCGACGGAACCGGGCGTCGAGACGTACAGCGAGGCCATCACGGTGGCACTGTCGAACATCCCGGAACACCAGTACACGCATCTAGCCGACAGCGACCCGAACCCCGCCGACGCACTGGCGACAGTGGGAGCCGATATCGCGGCCTTCGGACCTGGGTAG
- a CDS encoding SWIM zinc finger family protein, producing the protein MVTIDDVTEELMACTCPHHIHRNAFCKHMAAVENAIDDGTLDAFPSEDDDETEPDNCDCEGLNGFPCWPCVRTGRTELPN; encoded by the coding sequence GTGGTTACCATCGACGACGTGACTGAGGAACTGATGGCCTGCACGTGCCCGCATCACATCCACCGGAACGCCTTCTGCAAGCACATGGCTGCCGTCGAAAACGCAATCGACGACGGGACGCTCGACGCATTCCCGTCTGAGGACGACGACGAGACCGAACCAGACAACTGCGACTGTGAGGGCCTCAACGGGTTCCCGTGCTGGCCATGCGTGCGAACGGGACGGACGGAACTGCCGAACTAA